The Tautonia rosea genome includes a region encoding these proteins:
- a CDS encoding DUF1559 domain-containing protein, which produces MIHTNRRSGFTLIELLVVIAIIGVLIALLLPAVQSAREAARRAQCVNNLKQIGIAMHNYHATVNAFPVGFLYPRPGSHDPQIPTLHYRWSALAQLSPYLEQSQVYNALNMDWPIATGSSGSYGVGSPFTFFPANQTVRQTVDRLFLCPSDSGERVDPASGPTNYVFNVGDGLNGGQTVPGDVVNANGAFSTVTVNLSGIRDGSSQTAAVSEQLLGPGGPPFDRASPTPIPNEPGRLFARSGSLPLTDASCAEARRGWRLDKGAGWWDGDFRNTIYNHYLTPNARQFDCLGPFVPHSPAWKAARSNHPGGVNVLFCDGHVGFLKDSVNPIAWRALSTRTGGEVISADAS; this is translated from the coding sequence ATGATCCACACTAATCGGCGTTCGGGATTTACGCTCATCGAATTGTTGGTGGTCATCGCCATTATCGGAGTGTTGATCGCACTGCTCTTGCCCGCGGTTCAATCCGCACGGGAAGCGGCGAGACGGGCGCAATGCGTGAACAATTTGAAGCAAATCGGCATTGCAATGCACAATTATCACGCAACTGTCAATGCGTTTCCGGTCGGGTTCTTGTATCCCAGACCGGGATCGCATGATCCACAGATTCCGACATTGCACTACCGATGGTCGGCGCTGGCGCAGCTTTCGCCGTATCTGGAGCAATCACAGGTTTACAACGCCTTGAACATGGATTGGCCGATCGCAACGGGTTCATCAGGCAGCTATGGGGTGGGCAGTCCATTCACGTTTTTTCCCGCCAATCAAACGGTTCGACAAACGGTCGATCGCTTATTCCTCTGTCCGAGCGACTCGGGAGAGCGAGTTGACCCGGCCTCGGGCCCGACGAACTACGTGTTCAATGTCGGAGACGGGTTGAACGGGGGCCAGACAGTGCCAGGTGATGTGGTTAACGCCAATGGCGCATTCTCGACGGTGACAGTCAACCTGTCGGGCATACGAGATGGATCGAGCCAGACAGCGGCGGTGTCTGAGCAACTGCTTGGTCCCGGCGGCCCACCCTTCGATCGAGCTTCGCCGACGCCGATACCCAATGAACCGGGGCGCCTGTTTGCTCGATCAGGCAGCCTGCCGCTGACCGACGCTTCGTGTGCCGAGGCTCGTCGCGGGTGGCGGCTCGACAAAGGGGCCGGATGGTGGGACGGCGACTTCCGCAACACAATTTATAACCACTATCTCACGCCAAACGCTCGACAGTTTGACTGCCTCGGGCCGTTCGTGCCGCATAGCCCCGCCTGGAAAGCAGCGCGGAGCAATCATCCTGGCGGCGTGAACGTCCTGTTCTGTGACGGGCACGTCGGCTTTCTCAAGGACTCGGTGAATCCTATTGCCTGGCGAGCCCTCTCAACACGGACCGGAGGGGAAGTCATCTCGGCCGACGCCTCTTGA
- a CDS encoding redoxin domain-containing protein: MPDPSRSFSVRLQILLVGGVLVVSAGLASVARQIASRPSADAVVQTVEPRTGTDSPESRLIARGRMVYQVHCVRCHGIEGRGDGPDAHSLDPPVRDLASTDWRRGRTPEALRQTIREGIPGSAMAGLGGALSNRELEALVSFVIDLTAPTSLQVEVTEHSIAPELWQRAGFTVISNPGIAPPLEVVSAGGLTQRLEDFQGRWVLLHFWGTTCASCLEEMPALGTLAERFQNQGPQVLAICTDQSDPMEASRSLNSHTRAISAVVDLTGLAMLRYQATTLPTTAVVDPEGRLIAHQTGAIDWTAAPAEALWQALASQSPPNPPLAANGS, encoded by the coding sequence ATGCCTGATCCGTCTCGATCGTTTTCCGTGAGGCTACAGATTCTTCTCGTTGGAGGGGTCCTGGTTGTCTCTGCAGGGTTGGCATCGGTCGCCCGGCAGATCGCTTCCCGCCCCTCTGCCGACGCGGTTGTCCAGACGGTTGAACCACGCACAGGGACCGACTCGCCTGAGTCTCGTCTCATTGCTCGTGGCCGGATGGTCTATCAGGTGCACTGCGTTCGATGTCATGGAATCGAGGGGCGGGGCGACGGTCCCGACGCCCACTCACTCGATCCTCCCGTGCGCGATCTGGCCAGTACTGATTGGCGGCGCGGCCGGACTCCTGAGGCTCTTCGGCAAACCATTCGGGAAGGAATTCCCGGGTCGGCCATGGCGGGGCTGGGGGGGGCGCTCTCAAACCGGGAACTCGAAGCGCTGGTCAGCTTCGTCATCGATCTGACCGCCCCCACCTCCCTCCAGGTTGAGGTTACCGAGCACTCGATTGCCCCTGAGCTTTGGCAGCGCGCGGGATTCACCGTGATCTCGAATCCGGGAATCGCTCCCCCGCTGGAGGTCGTCAGCGCCGGGGGCCTTACCCAACGGCTTGAGGATTTTCAAGGCCGGTGGGTGCTTCTGCACTTCTGGGGCACAACCTGCGCGTCTTGCCTGGAAGAAATGCCAGCTCTAGGAACGCTTGCGGAGCGATTTCAGAACCAAGGTCCCCAGGTCCTTGCGATTTGTACGGACCAATCTGACCCAATGGAGGCTTCGCGCAGCCTCAATTCTCATACCCGTGCGATCTCAGCGGTGGTTGATCTGACCGGGCTGGCAATGCTTCGATACCAGGCTACGACCTTGCCGACCACGGCCGTGGTTGATCCTGAGGGAAGGCTCATCGCGCATCAGACCGGAGCGATCGACTGGACCGCTGCACCGGCAGAAGCCCTCTGGCAGGCTCTCGCCTCCCAATCACCGCCCAATCCTCCATTGGCAGCCAATGGATCATGA
- a CDS encoding exo-alpha-sialidase: protein MNRTLMATIALAGVTGGALGWVLLDPGPVDPSPRPASSVAGGQIDPAGSSLTPTSVTQEHTRGEFRIDRQEFPLLPADVSSTREAPSLTLAPDGSMLLAWASQTGDDERTLMLARFEPGGESFGPAIAWRVVPTYAWTVEHGGRAMTHSTHVLPRLASGAGTVVLGWVEAEPGGPNATFLAARSDDGGRTFSTPFALTSAEAPRPGFTALDVTDEGLILSSWIDNRNGVQQPFVRSTSLSGEALGPDRLVFAGPDQRGICPCCDTVVLGTQKSGGMLVAFRNSDGGHRDIWISHATANGEFDPPQPVAPDRAWTFQGCPHDGPTMVRSGDRLVVAWMDGASGTDRVAIASADATLRAFSSSQELDPNCFGAQGHPRLVVGPDGMAHAVWEATLDADSETAEGGRAIRYARLNASGAPAGQPVFLDPKPGAYQTHPTLAVSADGRVVVSWNELDEEGKRVVVVQYRPDPNNSDVAAR from the coding sequence ATGAATCGCACATTGATGGCCACAATCGCCCTGGCCGGGGTGACGGGCGGTGCCCTTGGCTGGGTCTTGCTGGATCCGGGGCCGGTCGATCCGTCTCCTCGACCTGCTTCGAGCGTTGCGGGAGGTCAAATCGATCCTGCAGGATCGTCCTTAACTCCCACTTCGGTCACGCAGGAGCACACCCGGGGCGAGTTCCGGATTGATCGACAGGAGTTCCCTCTCCTGCCCGCCGATGTGAGTTCGACCCGGGAGGCGCCGAGTCTGACGCTTGCTCCAGATGGCTCGATGTTGCTCGCATGGGCCTCGCAGACCGGCGACGACGAGCGCACCTTGATGCTTGCTCGTTTCGAACCGGGAGGCGAGTCGTTCGGGCCGGCGATCGCCTGGCGGGTGGTGCCGACCTATGCCTGGACCGTCGAGCATGGCGGTCGGGCCATGACCCATTCCACCCACGTCTTGCCTCGTCTGGCGTCCGGAGCGGGAACGGTGGTGCTCGGCTGGGTCGAGGCGGAACCCGGAGGACCTAACGCCACGTTCCTGGCGGCCCGGTCGGACGACGGAGGTCGGACCTTCAGCACGCCGTTTGCGCTCACCAGTGCCGAGGCTCCTCGACCCGGATTCACCGCCCTTGACGTCACCGACGAAGGTCTAATTCTGTCCTCCTGGATCGACAATCGCAACGGCGTTCAGCAACCGTTCGTCCGGTCAACCTCACTTTCGGGAGAGGCTCTTGGCCCCGATCGGCTTGTCTTTGCCGGTCCCGACCAGCGGGGTATTTGTCCTTGCTGCGATACGGTGGTTCTCGGAACCCAGAAATCAGGCGGGATGCTCGTTGCATTCCGCAACAGCGACGGTGGACATCGAGACATCTGGATTTCTCATGCCACGGCGAATGGTGAGTTCGACCCTCCCCAGCCCGTTGCCCCAGATCGCGCCTGGACGTTTCAGGGATGTCCTCACGACGGTCCGACCATGGTGCGTTCAGGAGATCGTCTGGTGGTGGCCTGGATGGACGGTGCATCCGGCACCGATCGAGTGGCGATCGCGAGTGCCGATGCAACTCTCCGAGCATTTTCCTCCTCGCAAGAACTGGACCCAAATTGCTTCGGGGCTCAGGGACATCCTCGACTGGTGGTCGGCCCCGACGGGATGGCACACGCCGTCTGGGAAGCAACCCTTGATGCTGATTCCGAGACCGCCGAGGGAGGCCGAGCGATTCGCTACGCTCGGCTTAACGCTTCGGGAGCACCCGCCGGTCAACCGGTTTTCCTCGATCCGAAGCCAGGAGCTTACCAAACCCATCCCACGCTGGCGGTTTCTGCCGATGGTCGTGTGGTTGTCTCCTGGAACGAACTGGACGAGGAAGGGAAGCGGGTGGTCGTCGTCCAGTACCGTCCCGACCCGAACAATTCGGACGTGGCTGCCCGTTAA
- a CDS encoding DUF1559 domain-containing protein: MNHPDRRSGFTLIELLVVIAIIGVLIALLLPAVQSAREAARRAQCANNLKQLGLAVHMYHDVNHVIPRGSDSHEYTFSPLARIFPYLENNALFEAMNFDVGLRYSPASGMGALVRSENTTVTRTLVATFLCPSDGANEELTDEQWRPANYVASSGSAMSPALLQMSWRDWGSRQDGVSFHQSQIGFRGVRDGLSQTALMSESIVGAQAVPNAGGPLDVRLFHTLTSAGFPPLIPTEDRCQADGSGMIWQSGRNASWALGRLDATLYNHALTPNADRPDCLGVIQVGWKGARSFHPGGVNVLFCDGSVRLVKESVDPLTWRALATRNGGEVISADAY; this comes from the coding sequence ATGAATCACCCTGATCGACGCTCGGGATTCACGCTCATCGAATTGTTGGTGGTCATCGCGATCATCGGCGTGTTGATCGCCTTGCTCTTGCCCGCAGTCCAGAGCGCTCGCGAAGCGGCCCGGCGGGCCCAGTGTGCCAACAACCTGAAGCAACTTGGCCTTGCCGTACACATGTATCACGATGTGAATCATGTGATTCCACGAGGGAGCGATTCGCACGAATATACTTTCAGTCCATTGGCCCGCATCTTCCCCTACCTTGAGAACAACGCCCTTTTCGAAGCGATGAATTTCGATGTAGGCCTGCGTTATTCCCCTGCTTCAGGTATGGGAGCCCTGGTCCGGTCAGAAAACACTACAGTTACTCGAACACTCGTCGCGACATTCCTCTGCCCGAGCGATGGAGCAAATGAGGAACTGACCGACGAGCAATGGCGACCTGCGAATTACGTCGCCTCAAGCGGCTCGGCGATGTCTCCCGCACTCCTTCAGATGAGTTGGCGAGACTGGGGAAGTCGGCAGGATGGAGTCAGCTTTCACCAATCCCAGATTGGATTTCGAGGTGTTCGCGACGGGTTGAGCCAAACGGCCCTGATGAGCGAGTCGATTGTCGGAGCCCAGGCGGTTCCCAACGCGGGCGGCCCACTTGATGTCCGACTTTTCCACACGTTGACCAGCGCGGGCTTTCCTCCGCTGATTCCGACGGAAGACCGATGTCAGGCCGATGGCTCTGGGATGATCTGGCAATCCGGCCGCAATGCGTCGTGGGCCCTCGGTCGCCTCGACGCGACACTGTACAACCACGCACTTACGCCGAATGCCGATCGCCCCGATTGCCTCGGGGTAATCCAGGTGGGATGGAAGGGGGCACGAAGCTTCCACCCCGGTGGGGTCAATGTCCTGTTTTGCGACGGCTCAGTGCGCCTCGTCAAGGAGAGCGTCGACCCGCTGACCTGGCGAGCGCTTGCCACGCGTAACGGGGGCGAAGTGATTTCGGCAGACGCGTACTGA
- a CDS encoding nucleoside 2-deoxyribosyltransferase, with translation MQIYIAGPLFSQAERTWNAALAAALIEAGHTVFLPQTAIHQLETLEAEAIFRLDVEGVRSADAVVAVLDGADPDSGTSFECGLAFALGIPIVAVRTDFRAGGDALPGQRVPTINLMLSQAVSAEVCLVSPESSLDEVSQQVLNALDRLK, from the coding sequence GTGCAGATTTACATTGCGGGCCCGTTGTTCTCTCAAGCAGAACGGACCTGGAATGCGGCTCTGGCGGCGGCATTGATTGAGGCTGGCCATACGGTGTTCCTGCCTCAGACGGCAATCCATCAGCTCGAAACCCTGGAGGCCGAGGCGATCTTCCGGCTTGACGTGGAGGGAGTTCGATCAGCCGACGCGGTGGTTGCCGTGCTCGACGGCGCCGATCCGGATAGCGGGACAAGCTTTGAGTGCGGTCTGGCCTTCGCCCTGGGCATTCCAATCGTTGCGGTGCGGACCGATTTCCGGGCCGGAGGCGACGCCCTACCCGGTCAGCGGGTACCAACCATCAACTTGATGCTTTCGCAGGCCGTCTCGGCCGAGGTCTGTCTGGTGTCGCCTGAGTCCTCGCTCGATGAGGTATCTCAACAGGTTCTCAATGCCCTGGACCGTCTGAAGTGA